In one Bacteroidota bacterium genomic region, the following are encoded:
- a CDS encoding D-alanine--D-alanine ligase, translated as MRVGIFFGGLSREREISFAGGRTVFDLLDKSRFQPVPIFVDSVGRLILLHWPNLYKGSIRDFYPPAAYTPHTALPFQYYAEQLYPELQDHWTELMQAVGRPLSWEELPQYIDAAFLTLHGLGGEDGSLQGMLEWLGIPYTGSGLYGSAVGMDKQRQKQLMQLAGFSTPAYAVVQLAESAEEWHAKAAQIGYPLVVKHPTQGSSIGVRIVQQASQLADAIWQCSFRYLHRAAAWHALDEADKLQQLHRLTDIRHSLGLPLYVQLDGEERLIHRPDVLLDLLNSLQQDALLRAADSTDSLLLEAFVAGREFSVIVIEQPDGSPLALPPTEIIKGAEVFDYRSKYLPGMSRKLTPIRMDAEALGDLCRQAEALKDFLGIEVYARLDGLIDSRGRVYFNDPNTTSGMLPSSFFFHQAAEVGLHPSQFLTYILQRSLQRRAAHPRMPRQPLATWQQAHAQQGHKLRVGVLLGGYSSERHISVESGRNIYEKLSASTDFAPIPIFVLDNLRAPASLGLEGRFSLWQLPIHMLLKDNADDIADRILNGLLKPESDAGIAAMRQRAEPVRALLGAAAPVPPRLLQQGEWRQVMDFAFIALHGRPGEDGTLQALLEQAGIPYNGSPVPSSQITIDKYATTELLMQAGLRAARHQLVHKAQWQQDPEAACAAVEATLPYPLIAKPHDEGCSSAVKRIKTRAELVAYASLMFRTEDALPAGPAQVLNLKAGEEFPHKDTFLVEHLIQGQPGERFMEVTVGLLTHREAGVIRYEVFEPSEALATGEVLSLEEKFLAGEGQNITPARFSSRASEQAAISQLVRQEIEQAARLLGVEGYARIDAFVHIPPGGAARVSFIEVNSLPGMTPATCIFHQTALVGYTPLDFMRRIIAYGQQRMATLPTAP; from the coding sequence ATGCGCGTAGGCATATTTTTTGGCGGCCTGTCCCGCGAGCGAGAGATCAGTTTTGCCGGTGGGCGCACGGTGTTCGACCTGCTGGATAAGTCGCGGTTTCAGCCCGTACCCATTTTTGTAGACTCGGTGGGTCGGCTCATCCTGCTCCACTGGCCCAACCTGTACAAGGGCAGCATCCGCGATTTCTATCCGCCGGCAGCCTACACACCCCACACCGCCCTTCCTTTTCAGTACTATGCCGAGCAGCTGTATCCGGAGCTGCAAGACCACTGGACCGAGCTAATGCAGGCCGTGGGCAGGCCGCTGAGCTGGGAGGAGCTGCCGCAGTACATCGATGCGGCCTTCCTCACCCTGCATGGCCTGGGCGGCGAGGATGGCAGCCTGCAAGGCATGCTGGAATGGCTGGGCATTCCCTACACCGGCTCGGGGCTATATGGCTCGGCGGTGGGCATGGATAAGCAGCGACAAAAGCAGCTGATGCAGCTGGCGGGCTTCTCCACCCCCGCCTATGCGGTGGTACAGCTGGCCGAGAGTGCCGAGGAGTGGCATGCCAAGGCTGCCCAGATTGGCTACCCCCTGGTGGTGAAGCACCCCACGCAGGGCAGCAGCATAGGCGTACGTATTGTGCAGCAGGCCAGCCAGCTGGCCGATGCCATCTGGCAGTGCAGCTTTCGCTACCTGCACCGGGCGGCTGCCTGGCACGCGCTAGACGAGGCCGATAAGCTGCAGCAGCTGCACCGGCTTACCGATATTCGCCATAGCCTAGGGCTGCCCCTGTATGTGCAGCTGGACGGCGAGGAGCGGCTAATCCATAGGCCCGACGTGCTGCTAGACCTGCTGAACAGCCTGCAGCAGGATGCCCTGCTACGTGCCGCAGACAGCACCGACAGCCTGCTGCTGGAGGCATTTGTGGCGGGCAGGGAGTTCTCCGTCATTGTAATAGAACAGCCAGATGGAAGCCCGCTCGCCCTGCCCCCTACCGAGATCATTAAGGGAGCGGAGGTATTTGACTACCGCAGCAAGTACCTGCCGGGCATGAGCCGAAAGCTCACCCCCATCCGGATGGATGCCGAGGCACTGGGCGACCTGTGCCGACAGGCCGAGGCCCTGAAGGACTTTCTGGGCATAGAGGTATATGCCCGCCTGGATGGGCTGATAGACAGCCGGGGCCGGGTGTACTTCAACGACCCCAACACCACCTCGGGCATGCTGCCCAGCAGCTTCTTCTTCCACCAGGCGGCAGAGGTGGGGCTGCACCCCTCGCAGTTCCTTACCTACATCCTGCAGCGCTCGCTACAGCGGCGGGCGGCCCACCCGCGCATGCCCAGGCAGCCCCTGGCCACCTGGCAGCAGGCCCACGCCCAGCAGGGCCACAAACTGCGCGTGGGGGTACTGCTGGGCGGCTACAGCAGCGAGCGGCACATATCTGTAGAAAGCGGGCGAAACATCTATGAAAAACTGAGCGCCAGTACCGACTTTGCACCCATCCCCATCTTTGTGCTGGATAACCTGCGGGCACCGGCATCACTGGGGCTGGAGGGGCGCTTCAGCCTCTGGCAGCTACCCATACACATGCTGCTGAAAGACAATGCCGACGACATTGCCGACCGCATACTAAACGGCCTGCTAAAGCCCGAAAGCGATGCCGGCATAGCCGCCATGCGGCAGCGGGCCGAGCCGGTGCGTGCCCTGCTGGGGGCCGCAGCCCCGGTGCCACCCCGCCTGCTGCAGCAGGGTGAGTGGCGGCAGGTAATGGACTTTGCCTTCATAGCCCTGCATGGCCGCCCGGGCGAGGATGGCACCCTGCAGGCCCTGCTGGAGCAGGCAGGCATACCCTACAACGGCAGCCCCGTGCCCAGCAGCCAGATCACCATAGACAAGTACGCCACCACCGAGCTGCTGATGCAGGCCGGACTACGGGCGGCCCGGCACCAGCTGGTACACAAGGCCCAGTGGCAGCAAGACCCCGAGGCCGCCTGCGCAGCCGTAGAGGCCACACTCCCCTACCCCCTCATTGCCAAGCCGCACGACGAGGGCTGCAGCAGTGCCGTGAAGCGGATAAAAACGCGTGCAGAGCTGGTAGCCTACGCCAGCCTGATGTTTAGAACCGAAGACGCCCTGCCAGCTGGCCCTGCCCAGGTCTTGAACCTGAAAGCCGGGGAGGAATTCCCCCACAAGGATACCTTTCTGGTAGAGCACCTCATCCAGGGACAGCCAGGCGAGCGCTTTATGGAGGTAACCGTGGGGCTGCTAACCCACCGCGAGGCGGGCGTCATTCGCTACGAGGTGTTTGAGCCGAGCGAGGCCCTGGCTACCGGCGAGGTACTGAGCCTGGAAGAGAAGTTTCTGGCTGGCGAGGGCCAGAACATTACCCCCGCCCGCTTCAGCAGCAGGGCCAGCGAGCAGGCTGCCATCAGCCAGCTGGTAAGGCAAGAAATAGAGCAAGCCGCACGTTTGCTGGGGGTAGAGGGCTATGCGCGCATAGATGCCTTTGTACACATCCCCCCCGGAGGGGCGGCCCGTGTTTCATTTATCGAAGTAAACTCCCTACCTGGTATGACACCTGCCACCTGTATTTTTCACCAAACAGCCCTGGTAGGCTATACACCCCTGGACTTTATGCGCCGAATCATTGCCTACGGGCAGCAGCGCATGGCCACCCTACCCACTGCCCCATGA
- a CDS encoding PASTA domain-containing protein, whose amino-acid sequence MSATPPPPNSSQPAPAGRPPVLEYLKSKEFYVLLGIILGGGLLLMLIFFYLLLPLMTNHNEQLEVPRVASDTKTERFVSLEEAEARLLEVGLAYEVIDSSQYVPEYPPLAVIGQEPEAGSAVKPGRKIYLKVNRARAPMVKFPDIVDLSYSQGRYTLENWRLHLGSTRVEPGLGDNLILRAYYQGRQLSAGDLVPEQSKIDLVVSQQAERGKMKMPEVTGKPIDQAMAELQRLGLMPRPRFRTGGGPAGVVLKQIPAARDSVAEGSVVILEITK is encoded by the coding sequence ATGAGTGCAACACCCCCACCCCCCAACAGCAGCCAGCCGGCACCAGCAGGCCGTCCTCCCGTGCTTGAATACCTGAAGAGCAAAGAATTCTATGTCCTGCTAGGCATCATCCTGGGCGGGGGTCTTTTGCTGATGCTGATATTTTTCTACCTGCTACTGCCCCTGATGACCAACCACAATGAGCAGCTGGAGGTACCCCGGGTGGCCTCAGACACAAAGACCGAACGCTTTGTAAGCCTGGAAGAAGCCGAAGCACGCCTGCTGGAAGTAGGCCTGGCGTATGAGGTGATAGACAGCAGCCAGTATGTGCCAGAATACCCCCCCCTGGCAGTAATAGGCCAGGAGCCCGAGGCAGGTAGCGCGGTAAAGCCGGGCAGAAAAATCTACCTGAAGGTAAACCGCGCACGCGCCCCCATGGTTAAGTTTCCAGACATTGTAGACCTGAGCTATAGCCAGGGCCGCTACACGCTGGAGAACTGGAGGCTACACCTGGGCAGCACCCGCGTAGAACCGGGCTTGGGAGACAACCTCATCCTGCGTGCCTACTACCAGGGCAGGCAGCTATCAGCGGGCGACCTGGTACCCGAGCAATCGAAAATAGACCTGGTGGTGAGCCAGCAGGCCGAGCGGGGCAAAATGAAAATGCCAGAAGTAACCGGAAAGCCCATAGACCAGGCCATGGCAGAACTGCAGCGCCTGGGCCTAATGCCCCGCCCCCGCTTCCGCACGGGCGGCGGTCCTGCTGGCGTTGTGCTCAAGCAGATACCGGCCGCACGAGACTCGGTGGCAGAGGGGAGCGTGGTTATTCTGGAAATAACAAAATAA
- a CDS encoding T9SS type A sorting domain-containing protein — translation MIRPSFILACLLCLLSASTLRAQWVLDAEPVGATPTRQEAVETGLYKTQDTELLKTIGLRGTWPGLELWINRFDTTGTFSDTLYFFRSRTVKRTLNLSVNTPDLGVFTFDGVDATGNTYARTLLNGKTDSLVSHLIKLDSAYQDGMGGTRAITTADSLYFSFAYQAGGLADKPEEQDSLVLYFRDTTTVGGPRWVPVWRTTGAGLDPQRFYRALVSVSDVRYLHARFQFRFISYGSQNGVFDVWHLDQLRLYVGGTRLNPNPIPDLAISAVQAHVFGPYTRVSRYQYPAGYPQGSLLLEITGNQPATTTTTATGTLVFERNGSSQALGPNAVAVPADGVRATTGFSPTPQPLGSQADSLTFTLTLPMGAANNADTRRQNDQLVYRTGVDSVLALDDGEADSGFGLNTSFRQSFGQIFRLPAGSDTLRAVWLSFIPRFTIAAGKPLELVIWNRKANNPDSVLYKQIVSVNYGTAFSHYERYRLNRSILLPDSFILGLRQFDDVPINLGIDLNYDYNQGRNVLYDNEGKWAATSFAGTLMIRLEMNGAGYIPVSRRAAAGTAPAASLYPNPATQLQLYCPADCYYEVWDATGRMHLAGRGQQGVQLIAGTDSLAPGVYAVRVYMPNKASATQTLLKWIKP, via the coding sequence ATGATACGCCCGAGCTTCATCCTTGCCTGTCTGCTCTGCTTGCTCTCTGCCAGTACCCTCCGCGCCCAGTGGGTGCTGGATGCCGAGCCTGTGGGTGCCACCCCCACCCGGCAGGAGGCTGTAGAAACGGGCTTGTACAAAACACAGGATACCGAGCTCCTGAAAACCATCGGCCTGCGGGGCACCTGGCCCGGCCTGGAGCTATGGATCAATCGCTTCGACACGACCGGTACTTTTTCCGATACGCTGTACTTCTTCCGGAGCCGTACCGTAAAGCGTACGCTCAATCTGTCTGTCAATACACCCGACCTGGGTGTATTCACCTTTGATGGGGTGGATGCCACCGGGAATACCTATGCCAGAACACTCCTTAACGGAAAAACAGACAGCCTGGTCAGCCATCTTATCAAGCTGGACAGTGCCTACCAGGATGGCATGGGGGGAACGCGGGCCATTACAACGGCAGACAGCCTCTACTTCTCATTTGCCTACCAGGCAGGGGGCCTGGCCGATAAGCCCGAAGAGCAAGACAGCCTGGTGCTCTATTTCCGAGACACCACTACCGTGGGCGGCCCGCGCTGGGTACCCGTATGGCGTACTACCGGTGCGGGGCTGGATCCCCAGCGCTTTTATCGTGCCCTGGTATCCGTATCCGATGTGCGCTATCTGCATGCCCGCTTCCAGTTCAGGTTTATCAGCTACGGCAGCCAGAATGGCGTGTTCGATGTATGGCACCTGGATCAGCTCCGGCTGTATGTGGGGGGCACGCGGTTAAACCCAAACCCGATACCGGATCTGGCAATCTCTGCCGTGCAGGCCCACGTATTCGGCCCCTACACCCGTGTCAGCCGGTATCAATACCCGGCGGGCTATCCGCAGGGCAGCCTGCTGCTGGAGATAACCGGAAACCAGCCTGCCACCACAACCACTACGGCCACGGGCACGCTGGTTTTTGAGCGGAACGGCAGCAGCCAGGCACTGGGGCCCAATGCGGTGGCCGTGCCCGCAGACGGCGTGCGGGCCACCACCGGCTTCTCCCCCACCCCCCAGCCGCTGGGCAGCCAGGCAGATAGCCTCACCTTTACCCTTACCCTACCCATGGGGGCCGCAAACAACGCCGATACCCGTCGCCAGAATGACCAGCTGGTGTATCGCACCGGTGTGGATAGCGTGCTGGCCCTGGATGATGGAGAGGCAGACTCCGGCTTTGGCCTGAACACCAGCTTCCGGCAATCCTTTGGCCAGATTTTCCGGCTACCTGCTGGCTCAGACACGCTGCGGGCCGTGTGGCTCAGCTTTATACCCCGCTTCACCATTGCGGCTGGAAAACCCCTGGAACTGGTAATCTGGAACCGAAAGGCGAATAACCCCGACTCGGTTTTGTACAAACAAATCGTGAGCGTGAACTATGGAACCGCCTTCAGCCACTATGAGCGCTACCGGCTCAACCGCTCCATCCTGCTGCCCGACAGCTTCATCCTCGGCCTGCGTCAGTTTGATGACGTACCCATCAACCTGGGTATAGACCTGAACTATGACTACAACCAGGGCAGAAATGTGCTGTATGACAATGAGGGCAAATGGGCCGCTACCAGCTTTGCTGGCACACTGATGATCCGGCTAGAGATGAATGGTGCCGGCTATATACCGGTTAGCCGCCGGGCAGCCGCTGGCACTGCGCCCGCTGCTAGCCTATACCCCAACCCGGCTACGCAGCTACAGCTGTACTGCCCAGCCGACTGCTACTACGAGGTGTGGGATGCCACCGGCCGGATGCACCTGGCAGGCAGGGGCCAGCAGGGGGTACAGCTCATTGCAGGCACAGACTCCCTGGCACCTGGTGTATACGCTGTGCGCGTATACATGCCCAACAAGGCAAGTGCCACCCAAACCCTGCTAAAATGGATAAAGCCCTGA
- the bshB1 gene encoding bacillithiol biosynthesis deacetylase BshB1: MDKALKLDALAIVAHPDDAELCMAGTLLKMTDAGKQVGIVDLTRGELGTRGSAELRDEEAARASEQLGLATRVNLDLGDGFFEETEETLRAIISQIRHLRPEVVFSNAPSDRHPDHGRGHSLVHRACFLSGLPKIETQWQQQPQAAWRPRQVFSGIQDHYHTPSFVVDITDYFARKLDVIRCYSSQFYNPESNEPETPISSLSFWKQLEGRALEYGRMMGVTYAEGFISTQPIGVESPLQLL; the protein is encoded by the coding sequence ATGGATAAAGCCCTGAAACTGGATGCACTGGCGATAGTAGCGCACCCCGACGATGCCGAGCTGTGCATGGCAGGCACCCTGCTAAAGATGACCGACGCTGGCAAGCAGGTGGGCATAGTGGACCTAACGCGGGGCGAACTGGGTACCCGTGGCAGTGCCGAGCTGCGAGACGAAGAAGCCGCCAGGGCATCCGAGCAATTGGGCTTGGCTACCCGCGTGAATCTGGATCTGGGAGATGGTTTTTTCGAAGAAACGGAGGAAACCCTCCGCGCCATCATAAGCCAGATACGGCACCTACGCCCGGAGGTAGTGTTTAGCAACGCGCCATCAGACCGACACCCAGACCATGGACGGGGACACAGCCTGGTGCACCGTGCCTGCTTCCTCAGCGGGCTGCCCAAAATAGAAACCCAGTGGCAGCAGCAGCCCCAGGCAGCCTGGCGACCCAGGCAGGTGTTCTCCGGCATTCAGGACCACTACCATACCCCCAGCTTTGTGGTAGACATAACCGACTACTTTGCGCGTAAGCTCGATGTCATCCGCTGCTACAGCAGCCAGTTCTACAATCCGGAGAGCAACGAACCCGAGACCCCTATCAGCAGCCTCAGCTTCTGGAAGCAGCTAGAGGGGCGTGCGCTGGAGTATGGGCGCATGATGGGCGTAACCTATGCCGAGGGCTTTATCTCTACCCAGCCTATAGGAGTAGAGAGCCCCCTACAGCTGCTATAG
- a CDS encoding citrate synthase — MSDKAQIVVGDTTLELPIIEGSEKERAIDISKLRDQSGLVTLDNGYKNTGSTKSTITFLDGELGILRYRGYPIEQLAEKSNFLEVSYLLIYGKLPTQDEFSEYKSRIRNHTLIHEDNKKFFDGFPHTAHPMGILSSMVCTMSAFYPETLDPHRPTEQVDLTITRLIAKLPTLIAWIYKKNVGHPYVYPQNKLDYVSNFLNMMFSMPTYEYDVDPVVVDALDKLLILHADHEQNCSTSTVRIVGSSQANLYASISAGICALWGPLHGGANQEVIEMLDRIKLDGGNVDKWVAKAKDKNDPFRLMGFGHRVYKNFDPRARIIKQACDQVLSKLGIHDPVLDIAKKLEEVALNDPYFVERKLYPNVDFYSGIIYRAIGIPVEMFTVMFALGRLPGWIAQWKEMREAGDPIGRPRQIYTGETERDYVGIAQR; from the coding sequence ATGTCCGATAAAGCTCAGATTGTAGTAGGCGATACTACCCTCGAACTCCCCATCATAGAAGGAAGCGAGAAGGAGCGTGCCATTGACATTTCAAAGCTGCGCGACCAGTCTGGCCTGGTAACGCTAGACAATGGCTACAAGAACACCGGCAGTACCAAGAGCACCATTACGTTTTTGGATGGCGAGCTGGGCATCCTGCGCTACCGGGGCTACCCCATAGAGCAGCTGGCCGAGAAGAGCAACTTTCTGGAGGTAAGCTACCTGCTGATCTACGGCAAGCTGCCCACCCAGGATGAGTTCAGCGAATACAAGAGCCGTATCCGCAACCATACGCTCATCCATGAGGATAACAAGAAATTCTTCGACGGATTTCCGCACACGGCTCACCCCATGGGCATACTTAGCAGCATGGTGTGCACCATGAGCGCCTTCTACCCTGAGACGCTGGATCCGCACCGCCCCACCGAGCAGGTAGACCTGACCATTACGCGCCTGATAGCCAAGCTACCTACGCTGATAGCCTGGATCTACAAGAAGAATGTGGGCCACCCCTATGTGTATCCGCAAAATAAGCTGGACTATGTGAGCAACTTCCTGAACATGATGTTCAGCATGCCTACCTATGAGTATGACGTGGACCCCGTGGTGGTGGATGCGCTGGACAAGCTGCTGATCTTGCACGCCGACCATGAGCAGAACTGTAGCACCAGCACGGTGCGTATAGTGGGCAGTAGCCAGGCCAACCTGTATGCCAGCATTAGCGCAGGGATATGTGCCCTGTGGGGCCCGCTGCACGGCGGGGCCAACCAGGAGGTGATAGAGATGCTGGACCGCATCAAGCTGGACGGTGGCAATGTAGACAAGTGGGTGGCGAAGGCCAAGGACAAAAACGACCCCTTCCGCCTGATGGGCTTTGGCCACCGGGTATACAAAAACTTTGACCCCCGCGCCCGCATCATCAAGCAGGCCTGCGACCAAGTGCTGAGCAAACTGGGCATACACGACCCCGTGCTGGATATTGCTAAAAAGCTGGAAGAAGTGGCCCTGAACGATCCCTATTTTGTGGAGCGCAAGCTGTACCCCAATGTGGACTTCTACAGCGGCATCATCTATCGTGCCATCGGCATCCCGGTGGAGATGTTTACCGTCATGTTTGCCCTGGGCCGCCTGCCAGGCTGGATAGCCCAGTGGAAGGAAATGCGCGAAGCCGGAGACCCAATTGGCCGCCCGCGCCAGATCTATACCGGCGAAACCGAGCGCGACTATGTAGGCATTGCCCAGCGCTAG
- the pyrF gene encoding orotidine-5'-phosphate decarboxylase: MHPDTLKSLAHTRRSCLCVGLDTDPELLPPAVHGDVLAFNKAIIEATLPYALAYKFNLAFYEAQGLAGWRALEESLALIPEGYLTIADAKRGDIGNTARRYAQAFFEQLNFDAITVAPYMGHDSILPFLDYPGKWVFLLGLTSNAGAADFQLLNVQGQPLYQRVMQLAASWLHAGQLGYVVGATRPEQLAELRGLYPAAWFLVPGVGAQGGDLQAVMQAGWGQQAGILVNSSRGILYASSGPDYAEAAAREAQQLQLQMEALLRQHV, from the coding sequence ATGCATCCTGATACGCTAAAAAGTCTGGCCCACACACGGCGTAGCTGCCTCTGCGTGGGGCTAGACACGGACCCCGAGCTGCTGCCCCCCGCCGTGCATGGGGATGTACTGGCCTTTAACAAAGCCATCATAGAGGCTACCCTACCCTACGCCCTGGCCTATAAGTTTAACCTGGCCTTCTATGAGGCGCAGGGGCTAGCAGGCTGGCGGGCACTGGAGGAGAGCCTGGCACTGATCCCCGAGGGATACCTGACCATAGCCGATGCCAAGCGGGGCGATATTGGCAACACAGCGCGGCGATATGCACAGGCATTTTTTGAGCAGCTAAACTTCGATGCCATCACCGTAGCCCCCTACATGGGGCACGACAGCATTTTGCCCTTTCTGGACTATCCGGGCAAATGGGTGTTTCTGCTAGGCCTTACCAGCAATGCCGGTGCGGCAGACTTCCAGCTGCTGAATGTGCAGGGCCAACCCCTGTACCAGCGGGTAATGCAGCTGGCTGCCAGCTGGCTGCATGCGGGCCAGCTGGGCTACGTGGTGGGTGCCACGCGGCCCGAGCAGCTGGCCGAGCTGCGGGGCCTGTATCCAGCTGCCTGGTTCCTGGTGCCAGGGGTGGGTGCCCAGGGGGGCGACCTACAGGCCGTGATGCAGGCGGGCTGGGGCCAGCAGGCGGGCATCCTGGTAAATAGCAGCCGGGGCATCCTGTATGCCAGCAGCGGGCCAGACTATGCCGAGGCAGCCGCACGCGAGGCGCAGCAGCTACAGCTGCAGATGGAGGCCCTGCTGCGCCAGCATGTGTAG
- a CDS encoding DUF4199 domain-containing protein, whose translation MQRFYPKVIGLYGLVLAGMVMGLFYLFYSTGWVFSHSMSGLVLWILKILFAFLITFLAISRLRKAAGQVSFLMVVVHVLLISVVAALLGAGYNSYFYQQVAPDYEVRLYETAIAAKQYQLDYYEKQADTPPKLISDLKIQIKQARLNIEQARQRPHDYFSVLREEVVMYLFTGLINALVLGLFFGILLKEAPRDTSQGARILYRREGED comes from the coding sequence ATGCAGCGTTTTTACCCCAAGGTCATTGGCCTCTATGGCCTGGTGCTGGCCGGCATGGTAATGGGGCTGTTCTACCTGTTCTACAGCACAGGCTGGGTGTTTAGCCACAGCATGAGTGGGCTGGTGCTCTGGATCCTGAAGATCCTGTTTGCCTTCCTCATTACCTTTTTGGCCATCTCGCGCCTACGCAAGGCTGCGGGCCAGGTTTCCTTCCTCATGGTGGTGGTGCATGTCCTCCTCATCTCGGTAGTGGCTGCCCTGCTGGGTGCGGGCTACAACAGTTATTTCTACCAGCAGGTAGCGCCCGACTATGAGGTTCGGCTGTACGAAACAGCCATAGCGGCCAAGCAGTATCAGCTAGACTACTATGAAAAACAGGCCGATACACCGCCCAAGCTGATCAGCGACCTCAAGATCCAGATAAAACAGGCCCGCCTGAATATCGAGCAGGCCCGGCAGCGCCCGCACGACTATTTCTCGGTTCTGCGGGAGGAGGTGGTGATGTACCTCTTTACTGGCCTCATCAATGCCCTGGTGCTGGGCCTTTTCTTCGGCATCCTGCTGAAGGAAGCGCCCAGAGACACCAGCCAGGGGGCACGCATCCTGTACCGACGCGAGGGGGAGGACTAG
- a CDS encoding SDR family NAD(P)-dependent oxidoreductase yields MNTKIWFITGCAQGIGRAIALEALKAGDRVVATARRVQDLRDLVETYGDQVKAYQLDVNVWDDCFTVMEMANTTLGHIDVLVNNAGYGLEGALEELTEAQIRQQMETNVFGLMACIKAVTPYMRSQQRGYIFNLASIAGLRGFNGMSLYNASKFAVVGLSEALAQELAPFGIQVAAVEPGPYRTNWAGKSLQKSEAMLRVKPDSPYRELNERLSRIMDTHDGKQPGDPSQIGAVLVDATRQEKLPVHMIFGDEAIESWKAVLEKYASADFLRTYPHSKRTA; encoded by the coding sequence ATGAATACGAAAATCTGGTTTATAACGGGTTGTGCTCAGGGTATTGGCCGGGCTATTGCGCTAGAGGCCCTGAAGGCGGGAGACCGAGTGGTGGCCACGGCCCGCAGGGTGCAAGACCTGCGCGACCTGGTAGAGACCTACGGAGACCAGGTAAAAGCCTATCAGCTAGACGTAAACGTGTGGGATGACTGCTTCACGGTAATGGAGATGGCCAACACCACCCTTGGCCATATAGATGTGCTGGTGAACAATGCCGGCTATGGCCTGGAGGGTGCCCTGGAGGAGCTGACCGAGGCCCAGATACGCCAGCAGATGGAGACCAATGTGTTTGGCCTGATGGCCTGCATAAAGGCGGTAACACCGTATATGCGCAGCCAGCAGCGCGGTTATATCTTCAACCTGGCCAGCATAGCCGGCCTGCGGGGCTTCAATGGGATGAGCCTGTACAATGCCAGCAAGTTTGCCGTGGTGGGCCTTAGCGAGGCACTGGCGCAAGAGCTGGCCCCCTTTGGCATACAGGTGGCCGCCGTAGAGCCTGGCCCCTACCGCACCAACTGGGCGGGCAAAAGCCTGCAAAAAAGCGAAGCCATGCTGCGCGTAAAGCCCGACAGCCCCTACCGGGAGCTGAATGAGCGGCTAAGCCGAATAATGGACACGCATGATGGCAAGCAGCCCGGAGACCCCAGCCAGATAGGTGCCGTGCTGGTAGATGCCACCCGCCAGGAAAAGCTGCCTGTGCACATGATATTTGGCGACGAGGCCATAGAATCCTGGAAGGCGGTACTGGAGAAGTATGCCAGTGCAGACTTCCTGCGCACCTACCCCCACAGCAAGCGTACTGCCTGA